The genomic stretch CACGCGAAGTTAATGTCAATGTTTTTGCTTGTGACACCATTGCGTCTACAATTTTCGGGTGACAATGTCCTTGATTTACTGCAGAATACGCAGAAAGAAAGTCGTAATACTTTTTGCCTTCTACGTCCCAAACATACACGCCTTCACCTCTATTCAAAACCACAGGAAGTGGATGATAGTTGTGTGCGCCATACTTGTTTTCTAAATCAATTGCTTGCTGAGATGTTAATTGTTGTTCTAAAACAGCCATAATAATAAAGTTTTAAATGATATATAAATTACCATTCCTTCTCTACCTTTATCCTTTCGAGGAATCGAAAATTCAGCGTGGGAGAGAAATCATCCCTAGAGACTTGCAAATTACTAAATATGAATAGGATAATAAAATTTATTTATGCTGCATTTTAGCGTATAATGTTTATTTATAGTTTTTCTTAATTAACGTGAGTTTGACATAAGAAACCATTAGTATTAAATGAAAAGCCATTTTAAACCAACTATTTGTCAGTTCGAGCGCAGACGAGAACCTAAGCAAAACTAGTTTTCAATTGAATCTCGACTGTGCTTGATTTGACATTTATATTTGAAAATCAAAGATATAACAGTGAGTTTATATCGAACTTACGTTAATTATATAACCATAGAATGTAAAAACGTGTCATGCTGAAAAAAGTTTAGAATGACACATTTATAAGTTACATTCACTAAACAGCGTATCTCAATTTCCAGTTTCATTCATTTTTCCTGATAATAATGACACTTGGAATTCCAAACGTTTCATTTCTCTCAATATAGCATTTTTGTCCATTTGCATCCAAGCAAATATTTTCAGCATACTTACGCCAAGTAAAAATACCAAGCCGCCAATTCCCCATTTTACCAGTTCTGGCGTGGTTTCTACTTTAAAAAATTGAATACAGCAATACACAAATAATCCAAAGAAAACTACTGTTACAAGGTTCATCATTATAAGTAACCAAGCATTTTTTCCTTTAAATAAACCGAAAATCATTCCTAACATATTCTGTTCTTCTAACGAATCATAAAATTTTGCTTCTTCTGCGGTAAGTGTTTCTTTAATTAATTTGTCAATGTCTTCTATATTTTTCATGTTTTCTATGTTTTTAGTATTGTTTTTAATTTTTCTCTGGCATGATACAATCTAGATTTTGCCGTGCCTTCTGATATTTGAATGATTTCTGAAACCTCTTTTAATGAATAGTCATGTACATAAAACAACTGAATTACTTGTTGTTGATGTATTGGCAATTCTTTGATCGCTATTAATAGTTTTTGTTTTAAAGGCGATAGATCTTCAGACGGAATGTCCTGAATGGATTTGGTTACTTTATACGATTCGTGGTGTTTTGTTTGTTTGGAGATTCCCTTTGTCCAATCGATTGCCTTTGTGTACACAATTCGCAATGCCCAACTTTTAAAACGTTCTACATCTTTTAACGTATGTATTTTATTTATGATGAGATTCCAACTGTCTTGCGCAATATCTTTTGCGGCATCTGCATCTTTCACTATCCAATACGCTTGATTGCAAAATGTTTTGTGAAACCGTTTTACCAAAATCGCCAAAGCGCTTTGATCGCCTTTTATGTAGCGAGTGACTAATGTTCCATCAGATATGTGCGTTTTTTTATGCATAAAAAAGTTCCGTCTGTACTAAGGACGTAAAAAAGTTGCATAGGTTCACTTTTTGGGAAGATTTTTTGTATGCGCTTGATTTTTATACGCTTTGTATTAATAGGATGACTGATTACCTAATAGTATTCAATAATTCTTGTAACAGTATCTACTTCTAAATTGTTAATCTTGGACGTCTGTTTGTTCCAATTTCCTAGCGAATCATATTGATACGTTGCTGTATATGAATACACGGAAGAATTATATTTTTTCGTACCATTATAATTTTTAGTTACTTCTGTAAAACTAATAATATCTCCGTGCGTATTGTAAGAAAACGATCTTTCAATACGTTGATTGTAGGTCTTTGGATTTATATCTCCAGATTCTATCGCTGAAATAATATTATCATTTTTATCGTATGCTACAGAAAAATAAGATTTAGAACCGCCTTCTTTTTTCGGCATTACTACTTCTTTGACAATTCGACCAAGCGTATCATATTTAAAATTTGTAATAGAAGCATCATTTCTTCTGTATATAACTTGCATTGAAATCTTTGTTCCATTGGAGTCATACGTATATGTGACTGAAAGATCATCGGCTAGTTTCGAAACCAAATGTCCTTTGGAATCGTAACGAAAAATAATACTGTCATTAAGTTTACTGCCAATTTTGTAATATATTTTTTGAAGTTTACGTTCCGCATCATACATATATTCACTTAAAGAACCTAGATTTTCAACTTTTGTAATTCGTCCGTCAAGCGCAAATGAATAACTGTATCTTTGAGTACCATATTGATTGGATTCTTGATAAGTAATTTTTTTTACTTTACCTTTTAATCCATAATCTTCAAGTTCCATTTTATCTTTTAAGATTTGACCTTGAAGCTTGAAACTGAATACACTTGCAAAAGCAATTAGATAGATGATTTTTTTCATAATGTCCCTTTAAGCTAAATACTTTTGAAAAAAGATTATTCTATGCAATATACAAGCTATTTGACAAATGAAACATCCATAGTACCGAAAAATAGCAGATAATAAGTGTTTCCGCTTTATGAATTAATTTATAATTCTGCGAATATGCATTTAATGACATTAACAATAATAATACATACAAAATAACTTCATATAATGATTTTTTTCAATTGTTATATAATTTGAACTTCAATTCAAAACTATATACTATACGTGAAAAATAAAAGGATGAATATGTGAAAGTATCTTTTCATTGAGTAAATACACAATATCTAAACCACAACTTCCAAAACTTTTAGCATTTTTTTAAATATTCCCACCATAAATAATATATATATTTACTGCTATTGTTATTTTTGCCACATGGGAAGAAGAAATCGAAGACAAGTTTTTGAAAAGGTGGAAGTGATTGATACTGCCGTAAAAGGAAAAACAGTAGCAAAAACAGATGAAGGAGTCATTATATTTTTACCAAACGCCGTTCCTGGCGATGTGGTAGATATTCAAACCTATAAGAAGCGTAAAGCCTATTATGAAGGGAAAGCAACGCATTTTCATACGCTTTCTGATAAACGTGTGGAACCTGTTTGTCAGCATTTTGGAACTTGTGGAGGTTGCAAATGGCAACATATGGGCTACGAACACCAATTGTTTTACAAACAAAAAGAGGTTTTTAATAATTTAACCCGAATTGGAAAGGTTGAATTACCAGAACTCACACCAATTTTAGGAAGTGCCGAACAATACTTCTACCGAAATAAAATGGAATTTTCGTTTTCGGACAGTCGTTGGTTAACGCAAGAAGAAGTAGATTCAGAAGAAGATTTAGGCGATAGAAACGCACTTGGATTTCATATTCCTGGTATGTGGGACAAAATTTTAGATGTAAAAAAATGTCATTTACAAGCTGATCCATCAAATGCAATCCGTAATTCGATTAGACAATTTGCTATAGAAAATGATATTACTTTCTTTAATACGCGTCATCAAACTGGATTGTTACGTACATTAATGTTACGAACTTCTTCTAACGGAGAAGTAATGGTATTGATTCAATTTTATCAAGAAGATGTAGAAAAACGTGAATTATTATTAAATTATGTGAAAGAGACGTTTCCAGAAATTACGTCGTTATTATATGTAATCAACGGAAAAGGAAATGATACGATTTACGATCAGGAAGTGATTTGCTTCAGCGGACGCGATCATATTTTTGAGGAAATGGAAGGTTTGAAGTTTAAAATAAACGCAAAATCATTCTATCAAACAAATTCAGATCAAGCATACGAATTATATAAAATTACACGTGACTTTGCAGATTTAAAAGGCGATGAACTCGTATACGATTTATACACAGGAACAGGAACGATTGCACAATTTGTCGCAAAAAAAGCAAAAAAAGTAGTTGGAGTTGAGTCGGTTCCGGAAGCAATTGAAGCAGCAAAAGAAAATGCGGAATTAAACAATATTACGAATACCGAATTTTATGTTGGTGATATGAAAAAGGTGTTTAACGCAAAGTTCATTTCCACACATGGAACGCCCGATATTATTATTACCGATCCGCCACGTGACGGAATGCACGGCGATGTTGTGCAACAAATTATAAACATTGCACCAAAAAAAATAGTCTATGTAAGTTGTAATAGCGCCACACAAGCGCGCGATTTAGCTTTGATGGACGCACTTTATAAAGTAACCAAAGTACAAGCCGTTGATATGTTTCCGCAAACGCATCACGTTGAAAATGTTGTACTTTTAGAAAGAAGAAATTAAAATATATGAAGAAATTATCTTATATAGGAATCTCAATTGTGGTAATTTTTACGGCAATTTTATGTATCTCTTGCGAGAAAGATGATATTTGTACCGAAGGAACACTGACAACACCTTTGCTAGTCATTGAGTTTTTTGATGCAGCAAATACGACGGAAGATGTCGCGAAAAATGTAACGAATTTAAAAGTACAAGGTATTGATGCGCTTACTGAATTTCAAGCTGCTGCCGCAACTGTAAATACCGTTTCTATTCCGCTACGAACGCAAAATATAACAACTTCATATAGTTTCATTTCCGGATACGAAGTTGATGATATGGGCGTTCAGACTGCGGGAAATGAAGATATTATTACCTTTAATCATGAAACACAAGAAATTTTTCTTTCCAGAGCTTGTGGTTATATTACAAATTATACATTAGAAGATGCGCCTGATGTTACAGTTGATACTGATAACTGGATAAATCCTACTACGGGAATTATAGTAGCTGTACAAATTGTTCAAAACGAAACCGAAACACATGTTAAGATATATCATTAGTACACTCGCATTCTTCGTGTTTAGCGTGAGTTTTGCACAAGATACGGAAGTAACAACCGTTGTAAACGATACAATTCCAACGAAGGAAAATTACAATTTACGCGTTGGTATTGATGTAAGCAAACCAATCCGAATGTTGTTGGAAGACGATTATCAAGGATTTGAAATTGTAGCAGATTTTAGATTGACGAAAAAGTTTTACCTCGCAGCCGAATTAGGAAACGAGAAAAAAACCGTAGCTGAAGATCAACTTAATTTTACAACACAAGGAAGCTTTGTCAAAGTAGGTTTTGACTTTAATGCGTATGAAAACTGGTTTGGAATGCAAAATTCTATAATTGTGGGAATGCGTTACGGATTTAGCACACATTCACAAACATTAAATAGTTATAGCATCTATCAATCGAATCAACATTTAGAAGACGAAAGCATTTTGACGCAATCGCCAGGAACTGAATTTTCTAGCTTAAACGGACATTGGGTTGAAGTTGTTGCAGGTATAAAAGTTGAATTGTATGATAACATTTACATGGGATTTAGCTTTCGCTTGAATCGATTAATGAGTAGTAAAGAACCTGAAAACTTTCAAAACTTATTCATTCCCGGATTTAATAAAGTTACTTCTGATAGTAATATTGGTGCAGGTTTCAATTATACAATTAGCTATTCAATTCCTATCTATAAAAAGGCAAAGAAGAAGAAAGTTGAGGAAGAAGATGTTTCTAAGAAATAAGTGATACTAGCTATTTTTCGTTTGCCCTATCAAACCAAACTCAACACTATTAATAATGAATCTACTAGACTTCATTATTGGAGCATTATTAGCCAATGCAATGCCACATTTAATTTTTGGACTCACCAAAACGCACTTTCTTGGCATGTTTGGATTTAGTCCAAAAGGGAATATTATGTACGCTATTCTTCAGTTTGTAATTTGTATCCTCTTATTCTATTTCAATTACGGATTAAATACATTACTTGAAAACGGATTTTTACTTGGAGGAATTGCGATAGTAGTGCTTTATTTTATTTTTGGGAAAATTTTAGTGAATTTTTATGGGGAAAAGAAAAAAACTGCGACTGAGAATAACTAGGAACAAACAAGCTCTCTTTTTTAAATATTCCTAAAACGAAGAAACTTCAACCATAGGAACTTTTATAATTACATAATCATTATGTTTTTTCTCAAATGATATAGATTTAGTAGCGTTATCAATTGATTTTATAGTAATTCCAACAGGAAGTCCTTCATAATTTTCTTTAGACAGGATGAGTCCGTCAGTGGTATATATGTATGTATATTTTTTTCCAGTTGATAAATCACAAATGAATAACTTATTTCTAGATAAGATATTGGCATCCGAACTTGACTTCATGTAATCTGTACCAACTTCTGAAACAATCAAATAAGAACCGTTTTCATCTTTAAAATAATCAATAAGATATGAAAACTCAGTATCAAATTGATTCATATCAACAATCACATTTCCGTTATGCTTGATTGTTTTTTCTGTCACAGTAAACCCTTTTTCTTTAATTAATGCTTCAGATTCATCATTTGCAAGTCGCAAACTCATATTGTTATAATATGTAAACATTGAGAAAAATCCATTACTGTAAAAATCAGCATCCGTATGTGTTTTAGAATAATTAGTAACTACCGATTTCGATTTACAAGCACATAAGAGAAGTAAACTACATATGAGTATAAGGCAGTTTTTATACATCAAACCTCCTTTTCCCCTTTACTAAACAGCGAACGCATCAATACTTTCTCTCTGCCATCAACTGTAACTGCTGCAAATTTTGGCGCTATTACACTTGCTAATACTGCGCAAACTACTGATAACCACAATCCGCTTAATGGCAACACATACCATAACGTAAAACGAAATACTAAGAAAAGTGACACAAACGCTACAAAATTGCAAAGTATTGCTTTGGTTTTTGGTTTCATATATTGAAATTTTAATCTTCTTTAGTTTGGTCTTGATCGTTGCTTTGATCTTGATCGTTATCTTGATTCTGATGTTTGGCTTTTTTGCTTCCTGCGTACATTTCGTACTTTACCAAACGTGATTCTAGTTTTCCGTTGAATACTTTTATTTTTCGTGACGGACGTAATCCAACATGTTTCAACGCTTCCATGTTTGATGTGATAAACCAAGCATTTGTATTTGCATATCCTTGTTTTAATGTATCTCCGATATCGGCGTAAAATTCTTCCATATCAATGTGCAAACGTTCGCCGTATGGCGGATTGAACAAAATATGCAACTTTTCGTCACCTTGTTTTTTAGTTTCAAAGAAGTTTTGTTGACTGATCTGTATATAATCACTCAAATTAGCATTTCGGACATTGTCTTTTGCTTTCTGAACTGCCGAAGGTGCTTTGTCATATCCGTAAATATTGTGATGAAACTCACGAATTTTTCGCAACGAAGATTCTTCTATCTTTTCATATAAATCAACATCCCAATCTCCCCATTTTTCAAAACCGAATTCTTTCCGATTTATGTTTGCAGGAATGTTACAAGCAATCATTGCCGCTTCAATAGCAATCGTTCCACTTCCGCACATCGGATCGAGCAAATCTGATTGTCCGTCCCAACCTGACATCATTACTAAACCTGCTGCTAAAACTTCATTAATTGGTGCAATATTCGTCGCCGTTTTATAACCACGTTTGTGCAACGAACCGCCCGAACTGTCTAATGAAATAGAACAATCGTTGTTTTGAATGTGAACATGAATCCGAAGTGTTGGAAATTTGATATCTACATTTGGACGTTTTCCTTGTGTATTTCTGAACTTATCTGCAATAGCATCTTTCGTTTTTAGAGCAATGTATTGTGAATGTGTAAATTGTTCCGAAGCAACAGTTGCATCAATAGCAAAGGTTTGTTCATGCGTTAGGTATTTATCCCAATTCATATTGTAGACTCTGTCATACAAATCCTTTTCATTCTCGATTTTGAAATATTGAATTGGCTTTAGGATTTTAATTGCCGTACGCAAGCATAAATTTGCTTTGTACATGAATCCTTTGTCACCTCTAAAAGTTACGTTACGAGTTCCTTTGCGGATATCCATCGCGCCTAACTTTTTCAATTCTTCTTCCAATAAGTCTTCAAAACCATGTAAGGTTTTGGCAACCATTTTATAATTATCTTCCATTTGCTACTGCTCTAAAGCGCAAAAGTACATTAATTTATAACCTTATAAAACTTGTGATGAGAAAGGTTGAAGTTTTAAGGGAATATTACCTGTAAGAATTTATTTTTTGATGTTGATTTTACTATTTGAATTATTTTATTTCATCAAATAAATTGAGAACCAGATATAAGTATTTTGAAATTAATTGATGAATTGTAATTTACGTATATTTGTATATAACACTTCACAATTATGGGAGCAATAGAATTGAGAAATAAAATAATTGAACTTTTAAATACTGACAATGTCAGCTATTTAGAAGACATTTTTGAATTTGCTGAAAAGAAAAAACAACCTTCTTCCAAAAGCGATACTATTGCGTATACTGTTCAAGGAAAACCACTTACACAAGAAGCGTATGTTAAACAGATTAAAGATGCTGATGCATCAATAAATGCTGGAGAATTTATTAGTGTTGAAGACCTAGAAGAAGAAATTCGGAATTGGCAATAGCGTATGTCCACAAAGAAAATTCGTGTTGTTTGGTCTACTAAAGCTACAACTGATTTAAAAGATATTTTTGATTGGGTTAAAAAACAAACTACATCAGTTGTGTTAGCTTCCAATGTTGTCACAGACATTGTAAACAGTAGTAAGAATATTATTTTTACTGAGCAATATCAAGTTGAAGAATTATTAGGAGAACCTTTCCGTAGAATCATTGTCAGACACTATAAAATTATCTACAAAGTAGAAAGCAATACAGAGATACGAATACTTGCAATTTTTGATACACATAAGAATCCCAACACTATTGATATTAAAATATCCTAGTCCAAATATCCAAACGGCATTTTAAGACTAAAGAAGATGAAAAGCAATCACTTTTGAAATTATTTCCCAATTACCTCGACTACAACAACGCAAAATATGTTAATTTTGCAGTTCGTTAATTTTATTCACTAAACTGGGTTAAGGATAGAAACGGCATCCTCCCGATTTTCAGGGAGATATAGTGGATAGCCTGACCGCAAATGTACACTGAGCGAAGCGGAAGTGTACATTTGTGGAAACCCCAAAATAAATTATGCAAGAAGAAAATACAACTTGGTACGCATCGTGGTTTGATACTTCGTATTATCACGTACTTTATAAAGATCGCGGATATGACGAAGCGGAAGCGTTTGTGAAGCATTTGGTGGAGTTTTTGAATGTGCCAGAAAACGGAACTATTTTAGATTTGGCTTGTGGAAAAGGGAGACATTCTGTGTTTTTGAATAAAATGGGCTATGATGTTACGGGCGTTGATTTGTCGCCAAATAGTATTGAACTTGCCTCACAATTTGAAAACGAAACACTTCGTTTTGAAGTGCATGACATGTGCAAACCGTATCCGAAACAGTTTGATGCAGTATTTAATTTATTTACGAGTTTTGGCTATTTTGAACATGAAGCTGATAATTTACGAACGCTAAAATCCATTAAAGCCGAACTTAATGAAACCGGTTTTGCTGTGATTGATTTTCTGAATGCAGATTTTGTAATCGATAATTTAGTCGAAAATGAAGTGAAAGAAGTTGACGGAATTGTCTTCCGATTGCATCGATATGTAAAAGACGGATTTATTTATAAAGATATTCGTTTTGAAGCTGACGGACGCGAACATCACTACACCGAAAAGGTAAAAGGATTGCGGCTTGAAGATTTTGAATCGTATTTTAATGCGGCAGATATTGATTTATTAGCTATTTTTGGGGATTATAGTCTTGGAAAGTTTGACAGAAAAACGTCTTCTAGGCTTATTATGATTTTTAAATGATACATTATTTACTTCCTATTTTAGCAGTAGTACTTGGTTTTTTGTTTGTAACTGTTTTTCAGTTTCGCGAAAAGAAACACATGAAGTTATTGCTTGCATTTAGTGGCGCTTTTTTATTAGCAATCACGGTTTTCAACTTACTTCCTACTGTTTTTAGTGAGTATCAACCTAGTTATGGTATTTTTGTAATGGTTGGAATTTTGCTACAGATTTTCCTTGAATTTTTCTCAAAAGGAGCTGAACACGGACACGTTCATATTCATAAAGATAGTAGTGCTTTTCCGTGGTTATTGTTTGTAAGTTTGAGTGTTCACGCCATTTTAGAAGGTTTTCCAATGCATCACCACGATCATTTGGTGTATGGAATTGTAGTTCATAAAATTCCGATTGCTATTATTTTGACAACGTTTTTTTATGGTTCTAAAATGTCCAAGTTTTCTATTTTGACATTTTTGTTTTTGTTTGCATTGATGACACCTTTGGGAAGTTTCTTATCAGAACAGTTAACGTTTTTAGAAGCGTATCAGAATGAAATATCAGCGTTGGTAATAGGAATCTTTTTACATATTTCTACGACTATTTTGTTTGAAAGTTCAGAAGGTCATAAGTTTAATTTGACAAAGTTGATTGTTATTGTTGCAGCAACTACTATTGCGTTTTTTATATAGTTTGTATTTCGAGTTGGTTTAGTGTATGTGAAATTAATCGCTTTCGCTGGAATTTACTCAGCGTACAATATAAAGAACCTTTTTGTTTAATAATAGATTCCGTGTCCACTTCGACTCCGCTCAGTGTACGTACAGAATGAAAAAAAATATGTTTAGTTTAATAATAGAGATTCCGTGTCAAGCACGGAATGAAAAATACTTTTAGTTTAATAATAGAGATTCCGCATCAAGTGCGGAATGAAAAAAAATACTTTTTTTTCATGTTTAGTAAAGCAGAATCACAGAAATTACGGGAAGACTTTTGGATTTCGTTCGGAAAGTCATTTCCACGAAAGTGGGTTTTGTACAATACAAAGATTCGCGATTTTTCGTTTAAGTTTTATTTCGATAAGAAAAAAGCAATGGTTATACTTGATGTGGAAGATCAGAATATTGAGAATCGTATTAAGTATTGGGATAAAATGGTTTCTTTGAAAACTATTTTGATTGATGAATTTCTGCCAGACGCCATTTTTAATGAAGATTGTGTGTTAGATAATGGAAAAGAAATTTCCAGAATCTACCTGGAAAAACATGGTGTTTCTATTCATAATAAGAACACATGGCAAGAAACCATGGTTTTTCTGAATGAAAATATGAAAAAATTTGAAGCGTTTTATTATGAGTATGAGGATTTTATTAAAGCGTGACTTTGACTCGGCTCAGCCACCTTTTTGAAATGTTAGGTTGTTAGAGTTGCTTTGCTTTTGGGTTTTTGGGTTTTGGGTAGCGTTGTACTTCTATTTATAAATTATTTTTTAGTTCTTCTACCTGTTTACTAAATTTCTCTCCTTCATATACTGATATTTCCATTTCTAAATTATGCTCTTTACAGAATTCAAGAATTTTATCACTCATCTTTTTTGAAACTTCTATACTTTCTGCTAGCCTTTCAGTCATTTTTTTTTGTAATTCCTCATTTCCCTGTAATTCTTTAAAACTTAATGTTGCCATTGGTTTTATAAAATCAATTAAAAAAAATTCAGTAAAATTAAAATAATCTAATGCTTCTTTTTTAAGATTAATACATGAATCAATGTCATCAAGTTTTATAATTAAATCTTTACAAACCAAATGTGTTTTAGTAGCTTCATGATACATTTTTAATAATTTTTTAGAATTATCAATTCCATTTACTTTATTATTATTGAATTCTCTGATGATTTCATTCATCATTTTTGCATCATTTTTTATGGCTAATTCAACAGTATGTCTAATGTTTTCAGCTTTTTCATTTTTTGAGCAACTAATTAGTAAAAGGGTAAGTATTAATAATAGAGTGTATTTCATTCTCAGTTTTATTATTTTAATCTAAAGCTACATGTTTCCTAAATTAAATCAAAATTATAAGAATGGTTTTAACTTTATAAACAGATTGCTTCGCTATCACTCGCAATGACAAAATCAATTTACTATTTACATTTAAAATTCAGCATTCAACATTTAACATTTAACATTTCTAAACTTTCTTTATCACATATGTCACAATTCCCCAAATTAAAAGTTGTTTGTCTTTTGTTACTTTTATTGGTTTATACTTATCATTTTCTGGCATAAGATAAACGCATTCTTTGGTTATTTTTAATCGTTTCACAGTGAATTCTCCATCTACATAACACACTGCAATTTTTCCATCTTTCGGCGGAATGCTTTTGTCTATCACCAGTAAATCATTGTTATCCAATCCTGCGCCAATCATTGATTCGCCACTTACGCGCGCATAGTAAGTGGTGTTTTTATCTTTTATGAGTTCTTCATCTAAACTGATGCGTTTATTTTGGAAATCGGCTGCTGGCGACGGAAATCCTGCCGAAATTCCTTCTTCTACAAATTCGAGATGAATATTTCCTTTTTTGACATTTTTAAACGTCAGCACGTTGCTTGTTTCTTTTTTTTTCATCTGCTTTCCTACTAAATAGTTTTACAGTTTAAGATAATAATATCGCTAAATTTCGTTGTATATTCTGGTGATAAGTGTGCTTGCCGCATTTTCCAAGTTCGTTGTAAATCTTGATTTGCCATTTTTATTTTTCGTCCGCCATATTTATCATTTAACACATCCATAGTTGCCATTAATTGTACTTGTTTTGGGTCTTCATTTTTGAATAAGTCCAATTGTAACGCGTCCGTTTTTACCAAACCCATTAAGATAACGCCAGCTCGTTTGTACTTTATTCCTGGTTTAAAGATTTCGCTTAATGCTTTTTGTGCAAATTGATTTATGGTTAATAACGAATTTGTTGCGTATGGTAACGTGACAGTTCTACTTGCTCTGTATTGCGATTCTTGTTTTTTGTTTCGATCACTTTTTAGATAAACCGTCACAATATTACAAGAAGAACCTTGCATGCGTAATTTTTCGCTACAGCGTGAAGCAAAAGTTGCAATACGTTCTTTCATGTTTTCCTTGTCAGAAAATGTATATTCAAAACTTCGCGATGTCGCGATTACTTTTTTGTGTTGAAATTCACCATCTTCTAACAAAATAGTAGGTTCGCCTTCTAAATCTTTTTTGAGTCGTAAACCTACAATAGACATGTTTCGTTTTACCCAATCGTCTCTGAGTTTTGTGAATTCGAAAGCTGTATGCGCACCTTTGTTTTGTAAACGTTCCTTGTTTCCCCTACCAATTCCCCAAATATCTTTTATAGGAAGCCATTTGAGAAGTTTGATGCGTTTTTCATCGGTATCAATTACATAATACCCATTTGTTTTTTCGGGAAACTTCTTTGTGATATTGTTTGCTGCTTTAGATAATGCTTTCGTAGGCGCAATTCCAACACTTACAGGAATTCCAGTACATTGATAGATATAATTTTTAATGGTAGATCCAAGTTTTTGATAATTATCGGTTTTGGGTAATCTCAAAAAAGCTTCGTCAATACTATAGACTTCTACATCTGGCGAAAAGTTTTCGAGAAGTTTCATCACGCGTTCACTCATATCGCCGTATAAAGAATAGTTAGACGACCGAACTTGGATGTTTTTCTCTGCAATGATTTCTTTGTACTTAAAAAGTGGCGC from Kordia antarctica encodes the following:
- a CDS encoding class I SAM-dependent methyltransferase, which codes for MQEENTTWYASWFDTSYYHVLYKDRGYDEAEAFVKHLVEFLNVPENGTILDLACGKGRHSVFLNKMGYDVTGVDLSPNSIELASQFENETLRFEVHDMCKPYPKQFDAVFNLFTSFGYFEHEADNLRTLKSIKAELNETGFAVIDFLNADFVIDNLVENEVKEVDGIVFRLHRYVKDGFIYKDIRFEADGREHHYTEKVKGLRLEDFESYFNAADIDLLAIFGDYSLGKFDRKTSSRLIMIFK
- a CDS encoding RNA polymerase sigma factor encodes the protein MHKKTHISDGTLVTRYIKGDQSALAILVKRFHKTFCNQAYWIVKDADAAKDIAQDSWNLIINKIHTLKDVERFKSWALRIVYTKAIDWTKGISKQTKHHESYKVTKSIQDIPSEDLSPLKQKLLIAIKELPIHQQQVIQLFYVHDYSLKEVSEIIQISEGTAKSRLYHAREKLKTILKT
- the rlmD gene encoding 23S rRNA (uracil(1939)-C(5))-methyltransferase RlmD; its protein translation is MGRRNRRQVFEKVEVIDTAVKGKTVAKTDEGVIIFLPNAVPGDVVDIQTYKKRKAYYEGKATHFHTLSDKRVEPVCQHFGTCGGCKWQHMGYEHQLFYKQKEVFNNLTRIGKVELPELTPILGSAEQYFYRNKMEFSFSDSRWLTQEEVDSEEDLGDRNALGFHIPGMWDKILDVKKCHLQADPSNAIRNSIRQFAIENDITFFNTRHQTGLLRTLMLRTSSNGEVMVLIQFYQEDVEKRELLLNYVKETFPEITSLLYVINGKGNDTIYDQEVICFSGRDHIFEEMEGLKFKINAKSFYQTNSDQAYELYKITRDFADLKGDELVYDLYTGTGTIAQFVAKKAKKVVGVESVPEAIEAAKENAELNNITNTEFYVGDMKKVFNAKFISTHGTPDIIITDPPRDGMHGDVVQQIINIAPKKIVYVSCNSATQARDLALMDALYKVTKVQAVDMFPQTHHVENVVLLERRN
- a CDS encoding DUF6048 family protein, giving the protein MLRYIISTLAFFVFSVSFAQDTEVTTVVNDTIPTKENYNLRVGIDVSKPIRMLLEDDYQGFEIVADFRLTKKFYLAAELGNEKKTVAEDQLNFTTQGSFVKVGFDFNAYENWFGMQNSIIVGMRYGFSTHSQTLNSYSIYQSNQHLEDESILTQSPGTEFSSLNGHWVEVVAGIKVELYDNIYMGFSFRLNRLMSSKEPENFQNLFIPGFNKVTSDSNIGAGFNYTISYSIPIYKKAKKKKVEEEDVSKK
- a CDS encoding THUMP domain-containing class I SAM-dependent RNA methyltransferase; translated protein: MEDNYKMVAKTLHGFEDLLEEELKKLGAMDIRKGTRNVTFRGDKGFMYKANLCLRTAIKILKPIQYFKIENEKDLYDRVYNMNWDKYLTHEQTFAIDATVASEQFTHSQYIALKTKDAIADKFRNTQGKRPNVDIKFPTLRIHVHIQNNDCSISLDSSGGSLHKRGYKTATNIAPINEVLAAGLVMMSGWDGQSDLLDPMCGSGTIAIEAAMIACNIPANINRKEFGFEKWGDWDVDLYEKIEESSLRKIREFHHNIYGYDKAPSAVQKAKDNVRNANLSDYIQISQQNFFETKKQGDEKLHILFNPPYGERLHIDMEEFYADIGDTLKQGYANTNAWFITSNMEALKHVGLRPSRKIKVFNGKLESRLVKYEMYAGSKKAKHQNQDNDQDQSNDQDQTKED
- a CDS encoding DUF6452 family protein, whose protein sequence is MKKLSYIGISIVVIFTAILCISCEKDDICTEGTLTTPLLVIEFFDAANTTEDVAKNVTNLKVQGIDALTEFQAAAATVNTVSIPLRTQNITTSYSFISGYEVDDMGVQTAGNEDIITFNHETQEIFLSRACGYITNYTLEDAPDVTVDTDNWINPTTGIIVAVQIVQNETETHVKIYH
- a CDS encoding DUF6768 family protein; translation: MKNIEDIDKLIKETLTAEEAKFYDSLEEQNMLGMIFGLFKGKNAWLLIMMNLVTVVFFGLFVYCCIQFFKVETTPELVKWGIGGLVFLLGVSMLKIFAWMQMDKNAILREMKRLEFQVSLLSGKMNETGN
- a CDS encoding type II toxin-antitoxin system RelE/ParE family toxin encodes the protein MSTKKIRVVWSTKATTDLKDIFDWVKKQTTSVVLASNVVTDIVNSSKNIIFTEQYQVEELLGEPFRRIIVRHYKIIYKVESNTEIRILAIFDTHKNPNTIDIKIS